The Podarcis raffonei isolate rPodRaf1 chromosome 7, rPodRaf1.pri, whole genome shotgun sequence nucleotide sequence ggaaggagagtccacccccgTTTATCTGACGGCAGTTACATCAAATTGGGGTGGAGGGCTGGGAGCTCTTTATCTCTTGCTAGGTTAACCCTCTGGGACGCATTATGAGACTTTGTGATCTTTCCACTCAGAAACCTTTTACGATGCCAGCAACGAAGGACTCTCTCAGAGTTACATCCAGACGTTCTCCCCTCTCCCCGAAATCCCCCAGGATCAGAACGCGGCGGAATCGTGGGAAATGCTTGAAGAGGTAGTCTGGGCTTCTACTCTGAGGGTCCCTTGGACAAATCTAGAGCAGCAGAAGAGTAACAGCACATTTTTTTGGATCTCTTTGTAGGACTTGATTGAGCTCAGCAACCTGGTGACGGACTTCTCTCTGCTTGTTAACGTAAGTATGGCATGATTAGGGTCTTAACGTTCCTCCTGCGTTCAGAAGAAAGGGGGCGAAAAGAAGAAGTTAGATGCGCAATTCTTATGTCTCTGGAGTGAGAAGAGCAATATGCAGAGAGTTTAGTCTctgcggctaacagattgaggttgaatcctgacaagacagatgtactgtttttgggggacaggaggtgggcgggtgtggaggactccttggtcctggatggggcaactgtgcccccgaaggaccaggagcgcagcctgggagtcattttggactcacctctgtccatggaggcgcaggtcaattctgtgtccagggcagctgtttatcagctccatctggtactcaggatgagaccctacctgccagcagactgtcttgccagagtggtgcatgctttggttatctcccgtttgaactactgcaatgcgctctatgtggggctgcctttgaaggtgacccggaaactacaactaatccagaatgcggcagctagactggtgactgggagcggctgccgggaccacataacaccggtcttgaaagacctacactggctcccagtacctttctgagcacaattcaaagtgttggtgctgaccttgaaagcccatcgttcagcccggacgatgaggtccagcaccgagggccttctggctgttccctccctgcgagaagccaagttacaggaaaccaggcagaaggccttcttggtagtggcacccgccctgtggaacgccctcccaccagatgtcaaagagaagaacaactaccagacttttagaagacatctgagggcagccctgtttagagaagtttttaatgtttaataggttattgtattttagtgttttgttggaagccgcccaaagtggctggggaagcccacacCCTGCTTTGAAGGTTAATACCAGCAGTTTGAATTGGGCCCCCAAATGCACCAGTAGCCAGTGCAGAATTGGGCTCCACGTTCCAATTTTCTGGCCCATGACCACCTAGGCAGCCACATTTCGCATCGGTTGATATTTCTGCATCGTCTTCGACGGCAGCCTTGTGGACAAAGCCCATTGTTGTGGTTATTTTTAGTTTTCGGAATCCAGCACTTTGGAAGGCTCCGCGCTTGGTACTTTGAAGTGGGGTGTGTGCTTTTCTTCTGCCGTTTCGCTTGAAAACTCTTTTGTGTCTTCTAGGCTCAGCAGGAGAAGATCGACAGGATTGAAGATAACGTCAACACGGCCGCCGTGAATGTCGAAGAGGGGACCAGGAATCTGTCCAGGGTAGGGCTCTCTCCATCCATCTCCTGGCAAACCAGTGGCACTCTGCTTTCCAGCAATACTCCattgaatcaaagaatcatagagttggaagggaccccgagggccatctagtccaacccccggcaatgcaggaatctcagctaaagaatccctggcaggtggccctccaacctctgcttaaaaacctcccaaaaatctgcttaaaaaccagttGAGCCGACTCCACTGTggagcagctcttaccatcagaaggttcttcctgatgttgagttgcaatctcttttcttgtcacctgaatccattggttcaggttctgCCTCTGAAACAGCAGAAAACACCGTTTTTCAGGTGACACGCCTCCCTAAAAAGCTACAATGACAACTCAGCCTGGAGCCATAAGAAAACCATAGAAAAGGCTGCAGTTCAGTGCCTCCTCCTCAGGTAGTCTTCAGAAATTCATAAGAAATCACATCGTATCAATCTCATCAGTTCTAATGGCATTTAGGACCCAGGGAAGTGAGgtataaggggaggggggagtgaacCCACCATAATCCCAGGGTGATATCCTGCCCCAGGAGTGTCAGACAGATAACCATCTCAGTCACAATGCCTACCCACCCTAGTGGGATGAACCCGGGTCAAAGCAAAGGGGTTTTATTTGACTTGACTTCGGGACCAGGGAACTGCAAATGCTTTTTCCTTTGTACTGTGATGGAGTAAGTGTGAAAGTCTATATTTGAGTGACAGGGCCATGCCTGTATCTCAGGTTCTACCCGAGACCACACCTTTTATGTGACATACCTATGATGTCTTGATGATGTTTTTGGaaatgtattatgggaaactTTAAAAGACCGATGtcatcttctttggtgatccctcgtagccgagtaagattgtcttccatgaacactgtcttagcagtgagtccgtaagtgactgtggaggccaattctggatccacacgtcctggatccacagtggggacatagatttctgggcgggagttgatcacggtgtggatttgccaaatgtgccttcctcttagcacgtttctcccttgcgtcctgagttcgagtgtcttcaaagcccatgacatctttggtaaaggctgttctccaacttgAGCCCCCCAACTTGAGTTCTCCCACTTGTCTCATACATGGAAACGTACGGTACTTTCTCGCAACACCAGCTCACTCCTTTCTCTTGtctttcttcttctccaggctgCCAAATTCAAGCTGGCCGCCCTGCCTGTTGCCGGTGCCCTTCTTGGCGGAGTCGTCGGGGGTCCTATCGGCCTCCTGGCCGGGTTCAAAGTGGCTGGCATTGCTGCCGCGCTGGGCGGCGGAGTTTTGGGCTTCACAGGTGGGAAACTGATccagaggaagaagcaaaggatGATCGAAGGCCTCTCGGCTCCATCCTCCTGCAGCTGCCCAGACCTCCCCAGACCAAGCGATCGAGAATGTAGCTGAAGGGGGCTCCTCTGGCGAGTCACCCGCCTCCGCTTTGGATCCCCCTTGCGCCCGACGGACCTGAAGAGCAGATCCACCCCTGGCAGCCTTTGGAAAGGGTAACCCCGAGTCCCTCTCTCGGTTGGGGCAGAGAAGGCGAGCCCTTCCATTTTGAAAAGTGGGGAAGCCAGAGGCAGGTCAGAAGGCGTGTGCCAAAGGAGCAGCTTTCTCGTCCGAGAATTAAGGGGGCGTTGTTCGCAAGACACCTTTTCCTGGAGAAACAGACAAGGGAAATTTTAAGTCGTAAATTTTTCAGTGCCTGGTCCATCTTCCCTGCAAGCGTACAAATAAATGTCTCCTTCAGGGTTCTTTGTGGTGGAATCTTTAGCCAAGTTTGAAGTTCAAAGCCTGGACTCTTTTCATACACCTGTTTGGCTCAGGTGAAGTAACTGACCCTCTCCTTTGCCCAAGTGCTGCatttctgggatttttttttttttttaaggcgcaGACTTTCCCAAAACTTAACCTTTCAGGCTTTAGGACAGAAGTcctgcacactctctctctctctctttataaagTGTTGCTTTTAGGAAAATTGGAACTGTGCTTTGCGAACGAATCTTCACAGTGTTTCAGGTTCTCTTCGGAAGTATCCGCTATCGACCACCAAGTGTTGGAGGACTctgtggtggccaaatttctggATATATTGGACGGGACACTGATCTCCCATAATCCCTTTTCCCCATTGCCACATCAGCCGAATTCTGATGGGAGGGAATCAAAGATAAGCCAAAGATAACGCCATACTGTGCCATTGCTCTCCTGacagttggttttttttttctgggtGTTGAGTTTTCTGAATACgaagcctttttctttttaagtgctcCAAGGTTTATAAGTAAAGTTTGATACGTGCTTAAAAGGAGTTCCATTTTTCTCCGGCACAAAAGAAGTCTTAATTCAGCATCTGAAGATGATGTCTCTGCAACTCGGTCCTACCCAGGGCTTGGTAGCAGGATGGGTCTCCTTGAAATTGTGCGATTGTCTCTCATCAAGGTTTGTGTCTTACCTAAAGGCCAAGACCTGTGGCTTCTTCGTTCCTCTGACAGCAGACTCGGGACTTCAACATTGTTGTCTGGCCTGTACAGAACAGTATACAGGAGATTAGGATTCTGGTGTCAGTGGGTCGCTATGTTGTGTGGGTCACAAGCACCACCCTCCACATGAAAACCACTCTTAAATATTTTGAACTTGCCCACCTAAACCCAAAGATGGTAGTGAGGTTGTGGGGAACGTCTATTATACGCCATTTGTTAAGCGGAGCAGCAAATTGTTTTACTGGGTGATTTAATTAAAGCGGAATTCTTAATGACATGGGaaataaaaaccattttaaaaattgtagTTACTTGTGTGTTCAAAGACTGTCTTTTACAAAAGCAAAAGAAATCACCACTCGACCGTTTGATCCGTGGAGCTGCCACTGTCTCAGGTCCCACGTAATAGCCGCTCTGCATTTATCaaatctttggaactccctgcctcttgacgcaaggcaggcaccttcactgtattctttttgacAACTGCCAAGAACTTTTTTTTAGGTGAGCCTAACAGAGAGTTGATTCGAGTTTTAAtctgttattgttgctgttttgattTCTGGAGCCtttaattattgttgttaattctTCCCAATAATTTCATGGTTTTCTgtgttttgtaaaccgctttgagggtttttaaaaaaacaatccacCATTGTATAAATTTTAATGAAATAAGTATATCTATATATTATAAAGAATGGAGGGATTTGTTCCCTTGTgcttaaatgtaaaggtaaagggacccctgaccattaggtccagtcgtggacgactctggggttgcggcgatcatctcactttattgaccgagggagctggtgtacagcttccaggtcatgtggccagcatgactaagccgcttctggcaatccagagcagcgcacggaaacgctgtttaccttcccgccggagtggtacctattgatctacttgtgctggtgtgctttcaaactgctaggttggcaggagcagggaccgagcaacgggagctcaccccgtcgcggggattcgaaccgccgaccttctgatcggcaagtcctaggctctgtggtttaacccacagcaccacccacgccccTTCCCTTGCGCTTAGGTGCTGCAAATTCAGGGTTGTTAAGGAGTTTGGTTCTGTCCCCGATGGCACCTCTGGGaaagagactccctgcctgaaactctggacagctgctgctactgccagtccgtgtagacagtatggagctagatggaccagcagcCTGACTCGGCGTCTGTGACTTTCTAGTTTAGACAAAAGGTGAGTCGGGGGCAAAacaatagaagtttataaaacccTTCGTGGAGAAAGTGAACAGAGgatagttttcctccctctcctgtaGCACTCGAACTCGTGTCCGTCcaaggaatgttggaagattctggacCGATGAAAGAAAGCTGTGATTccttgcatcgcagggggttgggatagatgtcCCCTGGGGGTCCCTTATGTGGTTCTAGGAGGGAGTGCAAACTATGTCAGCCTATCCCAAGGGAAAAGGAATAGCAATAAGAATGAGAAACCTGCTGCAAGAGGATCATAATTCTCTCCTCCTGAGACCTTTGGGAATTCACAAGTCTCTCAGTTCTCCCAGAAGGCCAAGAGGGGGCGGCAGTGCACTGCCTAATGTCACAACAAAAGAGTCTTGTGGAGTCTTCAAAACTGAACAATTTT carries:
- the STX17 gene encoding syntaxin-17, which produces MSEDEEKLNLRRLEPAIQKFIKVAVPTDLERLRKHQINIEKYQRCRLWDRLHEEHINAGRTVQQLRANIREMEKLCLRVRKEDLHALERMINPVKDQASGAIKEFLQLHLESAEELKRQFKEKEALLQSPLTRSTTVAGETFYDASNEGLSQSYIQTFSPLPEIPQDQNAAESWEMLEEDLIELSNLVTDFSLLVNAQQEKIDRIEDNVNTAAVNVEEGTRNLSRAAKFKLAALPVAGALLGGVVGGPIGLLAGFKVAGIAAALGGGVLGFTGGKLIQRKKQRMIEGLSAPSSCSCPDLPRPSDRECS